The Candidatus Eisenbacteria bacterium sequence GATGCACCACCTGCTGGCGGCGATCGGCGGATGTGCGGCGATGGACGTGATCAGCATCCTGCGCAAGAAGCGGCTCCAAATCAGCGCCTACGAGGTCGAGCTCGAGGCCGAGCGGGCCGAGACGCACCCGAAGCGGCTCCTGTCGGTGACGCTCGTCCACCGCGTGACCGGCCGCGGCGTGCCGCTCGCGGCCGTCGAGGAGTCGGTGCGGCTCTCGGCCGAGCGCTACTGCTCGGTGCGCCACACGCTCGATCCGGCGATGCCGATGACCGACCGCTGCGAGGTGATCGAGGGCTGACGACGCGTGTGCGCGCGAAGCCCTGCGTCGCCGGGACCCGCGGGTCACCCGCATGCATGCGTGCGGGCGGGGTGAAAACCCACTAGCATCCGCCCCGAACGCCCGCCCCACGCGGGGCGCGCCCGTCCCGACCGCACGAAGCCGCGAGACGCCTCGCGTGACTCCAGCCTGGGAGAGCCCCATGTCCGAGTTCCGGATCGAGAAAGACAGCCTGGGCGAGATGAAGGTGCCCGCCGCCGCGCGCTACGGTCCGCAGACGCAGCGTGCCGTCGAGAACTTTCCGGTCTCCGGCCGGCCCCTTCCGCCCGCCTTCATCCACACGCTCGGCCTGATCAAGGCGGCGGCCGCCCGGGTCAACGCCGGACTCGGCACCGTGGATACGGCCATCGCGAAGGCGATCGAGCAGGCGGCGCTCGAGGTGGCCGGCGGGCAGTGGGACGCCGAGTTTCCCATTGACGTCTTTCAGACCGGCAGCGGCACGTCGTCGAACATGAACGCGAACGAGGTCGTCGCGCACCGTGCCAGCGAGATTCTCGGGCGCAAGGTGCACCCGAACGATCACGTCAACTTCGGCCAGAGCAGCAACGACGTGATCCCGACGGCCCTGCACGTCTCGGCGGTCCTGGAGATCGAGCGCGACCTGCTGCCGGCCCTCGCGGTGCTCTGGACCGTGCTCGATGCCAAGGCGCGGGAGTTCCACGACGTCCTCAAGACCGGTCGCACGCACCTGATGGACGCGACCCCGATCCGGCTCGGGCAGGAGTTCTCGGGATACGCCTCGCAGGTCCAGCACGGCATCGCCCGGATCAAGGCGACGCTGCCGGACCTGTGCGAGCTGGCCATCGGCGGCACCGCGGTCGGCACGGGGCTCAACACGCATCCGGAGTTCGGACGGCGGATGGCCATGGAGCTTCAGCGGCTGACGGGCAAGCCGTTCACCGAGGCGGCGAACCACTTCGAGGCGCAGGGCGCGCAGGACGGCGCGTGCTGGGCGAGCGGGGCGCTCAACTCGGTCGCCGCCGGCCTGATGAAGATCGCCAACGACGTGCGCCTCATGAACAGCGGCCCGCGCTGCGGGCTCGGCGAGGTCACGCTGCCCGCGATCCAGCCGGGCTCGAGCATCATGCCGGGCAAGGTGAACCCGGTGATCTGCGAGTCCGTCGTGCAGGTCGGCGCGCAGGTGATGGGCAATCACGTCGCGATCACCGCCGGCGCGCAGTGGGGACAGCTCGACCTCAACGTCATGCTGCCGCTCATGGCCCGCAACCTGCTCGAGAGCATCCAGCTGCTGGCCGCCGCCTCGCGCGTGTTCGCCGACAAGGCGCTGCGCGGGCTGGTCGCGAACGCCGACACCTGCGCCGGCTACATCGAGATCTCGCCCAGCATGGCGACCGCGCTGAATCCGCTCATCGGCTACGACAAGGCCGCCGAAATCGCCAAGCGTTCCTTCAAGGAGCGCCGCCCCGTGCGCGAGCTGGCGCGCGAGATGACGACCCTGACGCCCGCGGAGATCGACGCCGCGCTCGACCCGGCCC is a genomic window containing:
- a CDS encoding OsmC family protein; translated protein: MKTETTLRLATAAGTSLRFDAQFPKHSITLDSGPEPTAPSPMHHLLAAIGGCAAMDVISILRKKRLQISAYEVELEAERAETHPKRLLSVTLVHRVTGRGVPLAAVEESVRLSAERYCSVRHTLDPAMPMTDRCEVIEG
- a CDS encoding class II fumarate hydratase, with the protein product MSEFRIEKDSLGEMKVPAAARYGPQTQRAVENFPVSGRPLPPAFIHTLGLIKAAAARVNAGLGTVDTAIAKAIEQAALEVAGGQWDAEFPIDVFQTGSGTSSNMNANEVVAHRASEILGRKVHPNDHVNFGQSSNDVIPTALHVSAVLEIERDLLPALAVLWTVLDAKAREFHDVLKTGRTHLMDATPIRLGQEFSGYASQVQHGIARIKATLPDLCELAIGGTAVGTGLNTHPEFGRRMAMELQRLTGKPFTEAANHFEAQGAQDGACWASGALNSVAAGLMKIANDVRLMNSGPRCGLGEVTLPAIQPGSSIMPGKVNPVICESVVQVGAQVMGNHVAITAGAQWGQLDLNVMLPLMARNLLESIQLLAAASRVFADKALRGLVANADTCAGYIEISPSMATALNPLIGYDKAAEIAKRSFKERRPVRELAREMTTLTPAEIDAALDPARQTHPGLEIGGGAGG